A region of the Pelecanus crispus isolate bPelCri1 chromosome 1, bPelCri1.pri, whole genome shotgun sequence genome:
TTTCTTGAGAAGTGGTAAGTTCTTCCTCCCCCACCCTATTACTTTGTCCACAAGCCTCTCCAAGATGCTCTGTTGCCTGCCTCAGTGACACCACTAAGCTCTTCAGGATTCAGATCTTAAGGCAAGAGTATGGCGAAGAATCCCAATATTTACCTCTGGTGTCTCGCCTGCCTCTAAGTATGCAGCAGTGATGTAGGCAGCCAAGGGGACTTCCCCATCCACACCTCCCTACAAAAAGCATAAACATCCAAAAAGCTGGGAAAGTTAATACACAAAGACCCGAAGCTTTTCGGTAAAGGTCCCACCTATTCCTGGCTTGCTCCCACACAAGAAAGTGGAACAATACAGGAAAGTGAACTAAACAACTACCAGTACACGTGACAAGAACTGCTTTGAGTTGTCCTTCAAGGTGCTCTGGCTCCTACCTTCATGGCTGTGTGGAAAAGTTGGCCCACATTTCTGAAGCAACCACTGGGAAGCTGGTGGAACTCCAGCCAGGTGAGAGCACCTTGGATGGTCCTGTTGTCCAGGAAAATGTATGGCTTGGCTTGGACAAAGCATTTAACCACAAATGCAGTCAGCCTAGttggggagaaaacagaaaaaaaggcatgagagagggaagagagaagcagaaagagatggagggaataagagagaggaaagaatgaGTGTAAAAAAAGTATCTAAGCAGAAgttgaggaaaaaggaaaaaaaaagtgggagtTTGAAACTGGTGGGTCTCTCCTTACCTATTGTTCTGCTATTCCTTACTTGCTGGTCCAAGGACAGCTGCATACCCCTGGGATGCCCTAGCCCACAAAGCATCTGGAACACTTTCGGTCCAATAGGGAAAGGATTCAATGTTGGAAGCAGAAAGCTGCCCACCTCCAGACTGTCATACAGCAGGTAGACAGCAGGGAGAGAGCCCAGGGCTTACCAAGTATTACCATACTCATCCTTGGTACCAAATTCACTGTAGGAACCATCAGGGTGTTGATACTGCAGCTGTATCTGGTACCCTGGGAAGCAGGATAGGACATTAGCGCTCAGAATGGTATTTGCAATGAGATCACTGGGCAGGGAATGGGGTGGTGTTAACATTATAAGTGGTTGAGTGCTCTGGGGGAAGGGGAGTAGGCAACCACTGGTAtgttggacacaggggaaggcagaggagcaAGGTGGGTCTGTTCTACTTGCCATTGCGCAGGAATCCTGTTGCCCTCTCCTTGATCTCGGGGGTCAGCTGCCTCGTCTTCTCCAGGTACTGCAGCACATAGACAATGGGGGCAAACAGCACCATGTTCTGCTCCCCACAGCCGTGGGGCATCTGCACCAGATGGTCCAGGTTCTGCAGTGCTGTCCCCATGAGGTCACCTGGAACAGAGCATAGGCACCCTGACCACCTCCTGGGCAGAAAGTTTGGGGATTCACCTCCTCCTACCTGTGACCCATTCCCAGCAGTGCACCAGGCAAGATAGCCCCAGCACAGCAACATGGGGGCacctctgcccagccagctTATCGGTTCCACTGTGCCGTCCATATGGGCTGTATACATTCCCATCCTGGTGGGGAAAGCCCATAAACAGAACACCCTCTCCCTTGCTGACTGTTTTAGGCTATCTGGAACCAGGAAACACAGCCATACACATGGGAAGAACAAGGCAGTGGACCCTCAGAAACCTCAGAAATGGTGTGGGGAGTTCTGGGTTTGGGCTTTCCTAGGTCTAAACTCAGAGATATGGGATTTGGAAAGGTGTTACAACTGAATTCCTTACCAGTGACTAAGACGGTGGCTCTGACTGAACCTTCAACCACATTTAGAGGCAACACCAGGGACACAGAATCCTGTGCTGGATTCCCTGACACCAGCAGGGTAAGGtgtgtggggaggaaaaaaagaaatagattcTGATGAAAACAGCCTTCAAAATCCCCAGAGACTTAAGAGACTGTTCTGTGCTAAGATCCCATTTTCCTGTCACAGAGGTTGCAGATCACCTCAACAACCCTGTCCCATTCCACCCTCAACCCCCTCCATCAACCTAATTGTGACTGCGCTATCCTAACAGCCTTCCTTCTAAAGAGGTTGAGAGGTTCTTCTCCTGGAAACCCTCTGTGGTCAAAGCCACgttcctgcttttctttacaTGAGTTACTCCATCTCATTTCAGGTATCAGTTGCAGGTATGTCTTCTCAATGTGCCTTGTGTTCTCAGAATCTACTGATGGCCCCGTCATACACCATAAAATTCAAGATAGGAGCAGCAATCCCAAGTCATGTCCTCCAGCTTCACCATGTTCAGTAGGTTGGTTTTATTACCACAAGTGAAAAAGGCCTCAAGCTATCACATTAGTATCAGGGATATTGATGCTAAAAGATTGGACCTCCCTACATCCTTACCCAGGGGAAGTTCTAGCAGGCACCACAATTAGAGTATGCTTCTGTAGCTTGGTCATGttgacagagaaaatatttcaacaagTGGAAAGACCCAGAAGGTGGTTAGACAAGAAGGGGGGGATGAAGagggtgaaagaagaaaacaatctcTCTACCTTTTTCCGGACACAGGATGGAGCTGTGAGCCTTTTCAACCAACACTCCCTCTGGCTGTTGGAGCACATAAAAGTAGCATTATAATGAGCACACAGGAGGGAAACAGGATTACAAGTGGATTAGAAACAGATATGGACAAAATCCTGGTTCAGGCTGGAGAGTCAGCTGGAATAATATCTTTatcacataaaaatgtaaattattgtcagtcatttgcatttcagataAGAAAACAGTACACATTTTCACAATATCATAACTTCTGAATGTCTGTGAAACTGATGCTGTAAGATTCAGCAAAGAGCTCAGGAGCGAGGACATAAAGGGGTGCACATATTTAAAGTTTTCCATGGTATGAAGTGGAGGATACCCCTCTACCTCCCACATCCATCGGCCCTCATGGTTGGGCTCAGCTCAGGCCCTGAGATTCTAATTACACACCTTTAATAGCAAGGGGTAACTCCCAAAATTAACCTGCCCAAAATCTGGGAATTGCACAAAGCCCACTTTTAGGTCTAGGTAACAGAAGAACTTGTCTGACCCGGACTAGAAGGAGTTTGGTGATCGTGTCTTTCTGTCCTTGGTTTGGGACAAATGGCATCTCTTCGCCACAGAGCTCTTCAGTGGCCACAGCCTCCGTGCTGAGGGTGATGTTCATGGGCCCTGAAAAGAACACACATTTAGGTGCATAAAACATCTTCTGAGGAAGCACTTCCCATTAATACAATGGAATTCACCTGCTGACAACAAAAGATTGGATCTGAGCCCTGTATGATTCTGTACCTCCTAGCACAGACTTGTGACTAATCATGACCTTAGGATGAATGCAAACAAGTACTCTCTGGTTAACAGGGCAAACAACTCCTCACTCCATGTCAGCTCTTACAAAACGTCCCCACCTTGGTCCCATCCCTTCCCAATTCCACCACCCCACCTCCCTGTTCTTCTCACCCAGTTGCTCAGCTGTGACACTCCACTGAAAGGTCTTAGATTCATTGGCACATAAGCAGCTGCTGTAGACACAGCCTTTGCATGGCTTCAGCTGGAAGTGTGCGAACTCCTCCACGGTAACTTGGATCTGaaggggcagcagggatggcaagTGGTAACAAGATAAACGTCACATGCCATAGATTTCAGCCATCTCCTACCTACCCATaccttgcttttcttgcagAACCTACCAGGGTTCACCTACCTTCATGCATCGCTGCAGGTAGTTGAAGACTGTGGCCTTCAAGAGGAAGGTCTCACCCTGGATCACAGAAGATGGCAGGGTGAGCTCCATGAGAAAGGGCTTGAAAACAAGCAGGCTGGAGGTTGGAGCCAGTCCAAAGCCATTACGTCCTATGCAGAACATCCCTGCTTTCCATTCAGTGATGGTGTTAGGCACAGTGACAGTGACATTCGTGTTCCCACTGGGACTGAGAAGTAGACAGCAACAGAAGCATTTAATTGAATCTCACTGTACGCAGCACCAGGTGACTTGGTCTGTGCCATTCTCTCCAGTGTACCCCGTCCCCTAACCTCAGTCTAACCCCTAACCTCTGCTGAACTTACAGCCCTTGTAGAGTTACAAGTAGGTCCTTGTAGGAGTAGGGACCCCTGCCTCAGATGCTTATATCAACAGAACAATTTTGATAATAGGTTACATGGCTGCAAGATGCCATCAGTCACACTCAGTGCTTTTCTCAGACAGTGCTTGCCCTTTGGACatctaaaaatgttttacagatgtCAACATTTTTACTCTTCTTGGCCTAGGGATGGAGAACAAGACAGCAAAAGAGCAACAAGACTGGCTCAACATCAGCAGAACTTAGCAGAAGAGACAGATCCAGCCATTCACCTTCCTGTGAGACACTGACAGCTTAAAGTCCAACATGAAGCCAGGGCAGGGACTTGGTTCATGCCCACATCACAAATTCTGAGAGCAGCAGAGTGTTCTGTGGCTGCTACCACAGCAGACATAAAAACAGCCCTAGCTAAAGCTAACGATATTACTTGACTCCAATAACCAGAGACATTCAGTTTTGCCAGGCACGTACAGGAAGGCAACACATACAACATAGAAACCTTTGGTTGCTCAGATCAGGCTGGTGGAGAAATCACATAGGAGATATCTGCTGCTAGGGAGTGAAGAGATGGATATGCCTGGAAGGATGTGGCTGGAGGTGGGAGAGGGCAGATATGGATGCATCTTGCCTGAGCAGACTCCAGTCTCCAGACACCAGACAAAAAATTCTTTAAGTCAGAGATGAAAAATCTCCAAAAGCTCCCTCAGCAGACCCTGTGTACTCACTGGCCCTTTCTCACAGGACACAACTCCCAGTCTTGTGAAGGACTTCTGTGGAGATCAGCTTCCCCTGCATCCCAGGATACATCCTGTGAGCACAGTTTGGGAAATGCCAGCCCACAGGGCTACCACAAGCAGAGTGCAGACAGTAAACCAAGCTGTTTTGCTGCACTGCACCTACTTTCCTATCTTCCCATGCCAGCCACCTCCCATGGATGGACAATACTTCTGTATGATCATCTAGTAGCAGAAAATGCATTCGATGCAGACATCAGCTCTGATGAGAAACAGCCTGACAGGTATGAGCCCCATGACATATGTCCTTAGACATCTTCCTCAGCAGCTTATGATCTAAAACCAGTTATATCTGCTGCCATTCCTGGTCACACTAAGCCACCCAGACTAGACCCCCACTGCTCAGTTTACTCACCCCACAGAATACAAATCCCATATCCAGGTTTCAGGGAAATGCTTGTGTACTTtctcttcagctgaagaaacagGTGAAAACATAGGAGGCTGATAGGTAGATATTGTCAGATGCTCTGCTGGAAGTAACAAAGACCCAGTCACCACAGGGTCCTCTGGCCCTGGTTTagagcagaggtgctccagcccagctcaggctgCAAGTCATCCAGTCAGCTCTTGGGGGgaacagcactggaacagaagGTGCTATCCCAAATTTTAGAATCTCTTGCCTCATTTCAAACAACAGAGGTACTGTGGGCCTTACTTGCATTTGTAGGCACCGAGGGAAGGGCAACCATTCCCTCACTTCAGAGATAAGACTTACGATCCAGACAACTCACTaacatttcagagaaagaagCCGTGAGCCCCAGGCAGCCTCACACTACCACAACAGGTGCCAGGGAACACTCTTGCTCCTCCATTTCCAATTACAGCAAGTACTGCCTCTTATCTCAAACCCAGGATTGCTTTCACCCGAAAGACTGAGCATCCCATGTAAGAAGAAACAATCGAAGTTAGCAAATGCTTACTGTTATATGCTTTATGGGGCTGGGCAAATATCAACCTGGGCCTGGAAGTAAACATTGCTGTTTCCTGCAGCATAGTTGTTGATGGAGTGGTTGGACACACTCTGGGTTTCCTGATATTGATGTTGGACATAATTTTCAACCCCATttcctgtaggaaaaaaaaagaactgatgCACTAGAAGCTtgtcctctcctctctgctctctaCCCTGTGCCTTCTTGTCCCCTCACACAGTGGGGACTTGGCTGTCCTCTGGCTTGGCAAAGTATTCTCTTGCTTCATTTTAAGAGGGAATTATTCAGATCCTCAGCAACAGGCAAACAAGGTCTTCTGAGCTAATTCATCTGGCCTGAGTCAGccaaatttattctttttcaaacaCATGGTCATTCAGGTACTATGCCTTCTCAGCACACAGAGTGCAATTGCTCATGCTATTAACATACTATGTGAAATCCAATTAAAGTAACAAATCATCCTTGGCATCCTGAATCACACAAACAAAGTGCAGTAACCACACAACAGTTTCTTCTTGGTCAACAATTTCAAGTCACTTATTCAAATAACAAGTGAGTTACAAGGGCCTAAACTGGACCTGTTCGCTGTACTGTCTGCAATGGCATTCCTCGGATATCGGTAAAGTCAGGGGGACACACTTCCCTCAATTCATGAATTATCCCAACCCACCAAATTAACCATTTTTACCCTGAATGCTGTAAACACATCAGGCTCATCTGAATTTGGGAACCCGCATGAATGATCATCTTCAGATACTTGGCGAGGATACCTGGAGTTATAAACAGATGGGAACAGCCCATAGATctgggaaagcaagaaaaagaaaaaaaaaaaatcagcacaaaTAAAACCTGGCATTCACTTCCTGTTATACATCCAAGGCCTGTTTGAATTGCTCCTGGCTACTGTGCATGAATGCAGGCCAGAAAGCccaggctcactgtcactcttCCCTGGCCCTCCTCTGATAGAGCCAGCACAACCCACTGAACTGAACATGAGAGAGAAGCTCATTTACCACCGGTGCACTTGATGTTCGACCTCTTTCTTAATGCATGCCCCCTAATCCTTACCTGTGCCATGCTGAGAGCACTGCTGATCCTTCTGGGCAGTGCTTTGAGTTCCTTGGGAGATAAGCTCTGCACAGATGCAAtagcctgtctgtctgtctccctcCCCCTTCATGTCAGtacaagggaagggaagaagttGGAGCAGGCTCACTCACCAAGGAGCTGCTGAGCTCTTTTCCCGGCTTCAGCAAAAGGACGCTCTGATCCACAGCCCAGACAGCACACGTGGACCCAGGAGCTGCCAGCAGGTGGAGACCAACCTCTGAATCAGGAAGGGTCTCCGGCGTTGAGAAGCTCAGCTCAACCTGGATGGGAAGAACGCAAGCAATAGGTGAGGgacattgctgctgctggccaccctACCACTCCTTGAGCAGGGAAGGGACCTACATGAAAAGAGTTTCCAAGGACTTGCCTGGGGTGGAAACCCAAGGAATCTCCCAAGGGCCCCcagaaggtatttaaaaaaaacattgctttgaGGTTCTACCAGGAAAGATGGCAGAGGGGGAACCGTCAGTGTGTGCAGCTCACAGTACTGGAGACATTCCTGTGTCAGAACACAGCGCTCTCTTTACCCAGCAAACCAGCCAGCCAGGCATGATCACACACTTCACACAGCTGTCTTCCTGCTCCTTCTGGAGCCACTGCTCAAAAATAAGCCTACTCCTTATCTCCAGGCTCTTTGTGGGGTTGGTGTCAGTTTCCTGAAGCACTTCCTGTTCTTGCTTGAATCTGACTGTCCATGGCAGATAAACAGCTGTGGAATGGGGGTAATGCCAGTCCTTCAAAGTTCATCTTTGGAGTGCAAGACACAGCCAAGAAAGCAGATTCACATGGGTGTCACAGTGACCACAAGCGCTCAGCCCTTTCTGGATGGCCAGTAAAACCCACTTCTTCCATTGGCCACTTTCAGCTGTCTTCCCAACACCACATACTAACAAGTCTAAgtgtctgctgcagcagcagagcagctttgaGCAATCCTGGGAATCACACTAATagcctgtgctgggctgtgatCCTGCTGGGTTGCAGTTGCTATACAAGCCTATGGAGATACAGCAATTCTCTGCCTTTCCCAAATGTTGCAGCAGTGCCCACAATGCTCAGCACATACTTGCTCCATACATGACAGCACACTTCACCATTCACATTCTGCATTTCACATGACAGCATCCCACACAGTGTCAGCCACACACAGCTACACATATTATGTATTCCTCAGTCTCTTCTTTCATTGCAGCAGACACATACACTCTCACATATTTAGTCATGGCCTCAGACACAAATCCTACcttatttctgaaacacatGGAGACACTGAAGACGGCAGAATCAGCAATGATTTTTCCATTAGGGAAGATAACATAAACAACAAGTCTTGGAGCTGGGCCATAGATCAAGCTGAAGGTAAGAGGGATGGAGAAGAAGCCTTTCAGCACTagatggaggagagagggaagaagagaaagtagATTTGGTAGTGAAAATGGACTCTGATCAGCTTTTTCCATTCCGCATGTGCCTGTTTAATTCCTTTCATCAAGCCTTTCAGGTCCAAGGAGATTTCTGGAGACCACTGAAACAATCAGCACGTCTCTGGATCTGCATCTGCATCAAGACCAGCAAAAGACTCTTCCTGGTTCTGTTCATTGCCTCAAGGAGATGAAACAGCTCTTTGGAGTTCAAGCTTAGCTCCACAGACGGTGAGAGTCCCAGATATCTTTCAAAGCCTCCCATCACCAAACATCTCCCATCCCATCACCAACAAAAAGGTGACCTTTGTCCCAAAGCACCTATaatttagtctttaaaaaaaagagatggagaagTAGACAACAGTGAGTCAACACCCATCAAAATGATAAGCTGTGGCATCCTAACTtttcaaagattatttttagaCACAATTGCAAATTAAAGCAGGAAAGTTTTGATAGCAGAGAAGGCTATAGTTTCATGCTGCTTGCATGGGCAGCAAAAGGAGacttctttgaaaatgaagaaaacagaggatGAGCCTATGGGCTGGGAAATGCTGAGTGTTGTTCTCTCAGTACCAAGCAGGAGGGTAAAGGGAACATGAAAGCTGGAAAGGCACGCTGCTCTGATGCAACAGAAAAGTGGTGAGCCAGCTCTAAATTGCAGAGAGGCTTATGCCACATATCCAAATCAGATGGGATGGCACAGACCACTGAGTGCTTGCTAGATACTTACTTCTTGGCAGACCAACCCAAACAGTCTTCTGACCTGCATGGACTATCCCTCTTTTCCCTGTCACCTAGGGAAGaatacagaaagggaaaggaatgcCAGTTATGTAGTCTTTGAGACCACTGTGCGGATCAGAGTAACACTGAAATTGGAGATTAAATGGGGATGGCGGGAGGGATATGAGCTTTATTTGCTCTCAGGtagcagggagagctcagggGATCAAGAGACTTGGGGGAGGACAGGTAAGGCCGATACCTGCCCTGTACCTGTGCAGAGCCCAAAAGAAAGGTTGTGCCTTTCTTGCTATTACTGCAGCCCCAGGATAGAAACCAGGATCCAGCCCCATGATGGCTGGATGAGCTAACTGTACTGGGATGAGCCAAATCTATCAAATATCAAGCTTGAATCTGTAGGAGATGCTCATCTTGTGCCTTTAGTCATCACCCACTAGCACTTCCCCAGAAACTCACAAAGTAGGAGAAAATGACACGCTTGGGCCCATGTTCCAGGTCCTCCTGGTAAATTCTGAAGTCCACCTGGACAGCCTGCTTTTTACCACAGGGCAGCGTTTTCGGCAGACGGACAATAGAGAGAAAACTCCTGCTGGTGCTGTAGAATGGACGTATGAAATGAGAGGCTTGCTGATAACTCAAATCAACTGCCCCAGGCTCTTTATCCAAATCTTGATGCAGGACACTTGCCTggtgagacaaaaaaaaaaccccacagttgaTTTCTCTAGTTAACCACGTCAGCTGCAAATCACCCTAGCTGCAGCTTGGTAAGAAGCTCAGAACGGGTCTGAGCAACACCATAGCACAGGTCTCTGTGTGGAGAGTTCAAGAGGAAAACAACTGGGATCCAGAGAGTAAGCTCTCAGAGGGACCCAAGATCCAGAACATGCCGAGGTGCTTCAGGTTTGAATTACTGTCCTTCAGGAAGGAACATGGGAGATGTCTGTGGGGCAGTAAATAGCTTTGAGATGCATGCATACTACTGCCAACAAGACAGACCCTTCCTCACTTACCTCCAGGGAGGCCAAGGTGCTGTTCCAAGCAGTTGTGTTCAGGCTAAATGAAGTTGTCCCAGAGTCCCCAGTGATGTATTTCTGCTTAAATTGCTGCTTACCGCAGCTTACTACGAGAAGGACTTTTTTGTGCTTCAGTGCCTTGCCTTGGTAGTCAATCACTTTAATCTGAGAACATTGTGGTGAGCAAGAGAAGTGCAGAAGAGTCAGATCAGTGGACAGAATCTCCTGCTTCTCCAAGTCAGGAGCAGCATTTCCAAAGACAGCAAGGTCATCCTTCCTGTCACTAACAATATTATCAACACTGCTACTGGTCACCTCATTTGCGCTATCATGTCCATTCACCCCCATGCTCTCTACCCCTTCACAGCAGAAGGCCCCCCGGCTGCTGAAATTCCAAATGTTTGGGTTTGCACCCCACATATGGATCCCCATAGCTACTACTACTTAAGGCTTATTTGGCAAATGGCagttttcaatgtttttctcacttttgacAACTCAAGAGTTTTGTCTCTGGGAGTCATTCATGCCCTCCCAAGCCCCTGGGTGGAGGTGAGGACAAGACGCTAGGTAACAGTTGCTGTGAAGGCATTGCTCATATTCTCCCCTCCAAAGGACTGTAACTGGGAATTACCTTCCCCCTGTATATCTCTCCAGTGTGGTAGTAGGCCTTCACATCATCAAACAAGGCCATCCCGCCAATCTTGGAGATGAGTAATTTGTGGGAAGCATTGACGTGTATCTCTGAATGAAGGCAGCAAGACAGAAACATAAGGGAGGGAGCAAGAAAGCCAAGCACCCCTCAGCAATTTCCCTGCAGAGTGACCCACTGGTAATACTGATGCACATGTTCAGCTGCACACACATTTCATACCAGGGAGATGATCTGCCCTGGGCTGTGAGTATCTAGTCTTCCTCCCACTTACTTCTAGCCCTTAGAGAGGTCCCTAAGCTTTACCACCTGAGACTGCAGGTGCTCAGAGTGAGTGTGTCATGCCGTCAGGAACTGGTGTCTCTGTCTTTATCTGTGAGGTTAGATGGCAGGCCCCAACAGGCTCAGAAAGCTCAGAGCCCTTGCTAGCCTGAAAGTCTCCAGTGTTCTTCATAAGATTAGTGCATCTTCACATGCCTCTTCCCAGCCACCAGAAAAGTTTCCAGAATTACCTGTGCTATCCTCCACCAGAGAGGCCTCTGCAACTATGCTGTCCTGATAGTACTGAAAGTCTCGACT
Encoded here:
- the LOC104032928 gene encoding alpha-2-macroglobulin-like protein 1 translates to MRIAILLSLLFHMAAAFHQLHYLVVIPADLRYPSTQIACLHITCYEAKIQVNLVLERSAGRELLVQETIQKEKTFMCTKFWVAPPADGTEEIATVTLIITGEGVSVEEKKEVLIRKASSGTFIQTDKPIYQPGQTVKFRIVTLDEEFIALNDSISLFLQDPKNNQIEQWLNVVPQDGIADLSFQLSDEPLLGTYVINVTSVKAYGSFSVEEYVLPKFEVIFEAPNQIYALDKTFPLRVCGRYTYGKGIQGMVHVSLCQKMAGFLPSGSKPDLCQEFHNQTDETGCFFTHVSLSSFSRDFQYYQDSIVAEASLVEDSTEIHVNASHKLLISKIGGMALFDDVKAYYHTGEIYRGKIKVIDYQGKALKHKKVLLVVSCGKQQFKQKYITGDSGTTSFSLNTTAWNSTLASLEASVLHQDLDKEPGAVDLSYQQASHFIRPFYSTSRSFLSIVRLPKTLPCGKKQAVQVDFRIYQEDLEHGPKRVIFSYFVTGKRGIVHAGQKTVWVGLPRMLKGFFSIPLTFSLIYGPAPRLVVYVIFPNGKIIADSAVFSVSMCFRNKVELSFSTPETLPDSEVGLHLLAAPGSTCAVWAVDQSVLLLKPGKELSSSLIYGLFPSVYNSRYPRQVSEDDHSCGFPNSDEPDVFTAFREMGLKIMSNINIRKPRVCPTTPSTTMLQETAMFTSRPRLIFAQPHKAYNTEHLTISTYQPPMFSPVSSAEEKVHKHFPETWIWDLYSVGPSGNTNVTVTVPNTITEWKAGMFCIGRNGFGLAPTSSLLVFKPFLMELTLPSSVIQGETFLLKATVFNYLQRCMKIQVTVEEFAHFQLKPCKGCVYSSCLCANESKTFQWSVTAEQLGPMNITLSTEAVATEELCGEEMPFVPNQGQKDTITKLLLVRPEGVLVEKAHSSILCPEKGNPAQDSVSLVLPLNVVEGSVRATVLVTGDLMGTALQNLDHLVQMPHGCGEQNMVLFAPIVYVLQYLEKTRQLTPEIKERATGFLRNGYQIQLQYQHPDGSYSEFGTKDEYGNTWLTAFVVKCFVQAKPYIFLDNRTIQGALTWLEFHQLPSGCFRNVGQLFHTAMKGGVDGEVPLAAYITAAYLEAGETPESTVVRKALGCIAPSLPKAASTYTQALLAYTFALAKDSQRTQELLDMLDRKAIRAGGQIHWSQTSSKPRPSSSPWSQPLSVDVELTAYVLLALLSKPNVTESDLTTASGIVTWLTRQQNPYGGFASTQDTVVALQALAKYAALTYSTKGVAEVRVRSQRGFGRKFQVSYQNRLLVQEAALTEVPGKFSVQAHGSCCVFTRMVLRYNTPSPQVSTSFALRVKTEPVNCTEDDTHSITVYVNVRYTGKRSTSNMVIVEVSLLSGFILAPGSGMSLQHWHPVRRTEKTQGGVAIYLDKLSHKSETYVLHLEREIGVTNLKPGHVRVYDYYHPGLSCPVAEEQALADYNVFCI